Genomic DNA from Halodesulfovibrio sp. MK-HDV:
AGCGTTTAACGTCGTAGCTAAGAAAAAATAGCCATGCGAATAATCATCTCTCAACCACGATATCTGCCTGTAATGAGCTACCTACAAAGGTTATACCACGCCGATTTGTTTGTGTTGCTGGATAGTGTGCAGCGGCAAGGGCGGGGATGGGAAAATAGAAACAAGCTGCTTGTGCCTGATTC
This window encodes:
- a CDS encoding WbqC family protein, whose product is MRIIISQPRYLPVMSYLQRLYHADLFVLLDSVQRQGRGWENRNKLLVPDS